The sequence AGTTGGCAATTCACCGAATTCGAATCACTCTAACAAGCTGCAACGTAAAATCCCTGGAGAAGGTGGGTGCTGACTTGATCAGAGGAGCAAAGGAAAAGAATCTCAAAGTGAAAAGACCAGTTCGAATGCTTActaatcactacaaaaaaaaaaaacgcccaTGTGGTGAAGGTTCTAAGTTATGGGATCGTTTCCAGATGAGAATCCACAAGAGACTCATTGACTTGTACAGCCCTTCTGAGATTGTTAAGCAGATTACTTCCATCAGTATTGAGCCAGGAGTTGAGATGGAAGTCACCATTGTAGACGTTTAAGTcaactattttaataaattaattaccagttggaaacttaaaaaaaaaatgaaacaagcatCAGTAATCTTTTGAATGATATTAAGAAGTCTAGGATATTTGTAATTGGAGTCTCAGAAGGGAGggtcagaaaaaaatgagaaaatatggcaCAAAGATAAGAATGGTCACAAAGTACTCATCAGAAACTATGGAAGACAGAAATTCTTAAAGCACTGAAAAGGGACTAGCAACCTGTAATTGTAcgtactgtattagtccattctcatgctgctatgaagaaatacatgagactgggtaatttataaaggaaagaggtttaattgactcacagttcagcatggctggggagacctcaggaaacttacaatcatggcagaaggtgaaggggaaacaggcaccttcttcacaaggtggcagaaaggagaagtgcAAGCAGgtgaaatgccagatgcttataaaaccatcggatctcatgagactcactcattattaGGAGAACAGCACAAGAGGAATAGtcctcatgatccaattacctccattTGGTCCCCCACCTTGACAGGGGGATCATGTCCCCATGACATGGGGatcatggggattacaattcaaagtgagatttggatggagacacggaaccaaaccatatcatatgtccatcaaaaaacttctttcaaaaattaactaaaggctttttcagacatacaaaagtTCAGAGAACCATTGCCAACAGATCTGTGctacaaaaaaatactaaaggtagttactcaggcagaaggaaaattataCCAGATAGAAATTTGGAACtgaaatatggaagaaaaaaacaataaaaatggcaaatacatgaaaaaatatgaaagatttttttcttatttttaaaaatctctttttaagataatttaatatttaaaccaAAAGTAATAATGATAGATTGTAGAGTTTCTAGTATATATGGAATAAAATGCATGAAAACAATAGCACCAAGTACAGGATGGGGAACTGATATTTTTACCACTGTAAGGTTTCTAAAACATATGTAAGGGGTATACCATTATTTGATGAtagactgtgataagttaaagatTTATATTGTAAACCCACTaaaatggaacaacaaaaaatttatagATAATATCCCAGTAGTgaagatagaataaaataaaaaatacttaatctaaaggaagaaaagagaatgaagaacGAAGAATAGATGGagacaaaagaagatataaaaacatgttaaacatcattagtcattagagaaatgcaaactaaaaccacaatgaagtaccACTACACATCTTCTCAAAAGGCTAAAATCTAAAAGATTCACTCTTAATTCCAGGTTTTGATGAGGATGAGGATCAACTGGAAATCTCATACGCTGCtgatgaaaatgcaaaattatatatTGCTACTTTGGAAAatcatttggcagtttcttatgaagTTAATCAAACacttaccatacaacccagcaattccaatcCAAACATTCACACAGATTCTattcaaatgttcatagcagctttattcgtaACAGCCCCAAATATAAAACAACTGGAATGTCCATtcacagacaaatggataaactgtgAACCAtgtatacaatagaatactactcagcaataaaaagaaacaaattattgaTACACCCAGCAATGTggatgaatcttttttttctcatttcatacaTTCCTGTtaagcattctttttattttattttatttatttttttattattatactttaagttctagggtacatgtgcataacatacaggtttgttacatatgtatacttgtgccatgttggtgtgctacacccatcaactcgtcagcacccatcaattcatcatttacatcaggtatgactcccagtgcaatccctcccctccctataataggccctggtgtgtgatgttccccttcccgagtccaagtgatctcattgttcagttcccacctatgagtgagaacatgcagtgtttggttttctgttcttgtgatagtttgctgagaatgatggtttccagctgcatccatgtccttacaaaggacacaaactcatccttttttatggctgcatagtattccatggtgtatatgtgccacattttcttgtgGATGAATCTTAAAAGCACCATACTAAATGTAAGAAGCCAGGCACGAAACAGTTCTTACTGTACGTTTccattaaaatgaaattctagaATATGCAAACTAATCTACACTGACAAAAAGCAGACAAGCAATTGCTTGGATCTAGAGGTAGAGTATATGGGTGGTGGGGTGTAGAGACGGAGGGAATGTGTGGATTTATTCCAAGAAGGCGTGAGGAAACATTTTGAGGTGGCGGAAATCTTTATCATGATTTTTATAATgcatatacatttgtcaaaacttgtcaaattgtcattttaaatgtacatagtATATTGTGCCTAAAGTATACTAAGGCTGATTTTTAAAGTGGgatgaaagaaagggaaataaagtaGTGTCAACATTTTATCAGTCAAAGGaatagcataatgcttttgagattcatccacattgttagatgtatcaataatttgtttctttttgttgttgaatagCATCCTATGGTATGTAAGTTTCCCAGGTTTTTTGTGCCTGTCTATTCACCTGTTGATGTTCATCAGTCATTACTGACGAACATTTCAAACCCAAGGAGTGCTGCCACTTCAGAGGAATCCTGAAAGCACAAACCAGGTTAGGAACAAATGTGTCAATGTTCCTAATTTTCATAGGCTCTCTATAGCTTGCATAGCAATGTGCCTGACTCTGGTTTTGTTTCAATAATTGTTCTGTACTTCCCCCAAACACATTAATCTATAAACGCTTTGAGAGAAGGGACTCTGTCACATCACCTTCTTCCCAGAGcacttaaaaagaacaaaacaaggctgagtgcagtggctcatgcctataatcccagcactttgggacgctgagactcacagatcacctgaggtcgggagttcgagaccagcctgacctacatggagaaaccccatctctactaaaaatacaaaattagccagccgtggtggcacatgcctgtaatcccagctactcaggaggctgaggcaggagaatcgcttgaacccaggaggcggaggttgcagtgagccaagattatgccattgcactccagcctgggcaacaagagtgaaactccatctcaaaaaaaaaaaaaaggaaggaaaaaacaaattgtTTGCTGAATGAGCTGTGATcagatgaataaatgagttaataaagtGAATTTCTATGAGaatttgtaatcccaacacattgatatataaactatttatttattgtaggaAATGCTATCTATTAATCTTTATATATAGTAAAACATTATTCAAGTACCACAAATGTATAACTTTGAAGAATTTGTATAAGGCTTATCTTTatattgttgaaaaaaaaaatttatatggcCAAAGAGAGTATAGCAACATGGTAATGATTGCCACCTTTATTTTGTATGTCAATTCCAAGTTTAGAAATGGCTTTCACAAGCATTATCCCAATTAAGTGCTATTTTACCAATAGGcagtttctacttaaaaaaaaaaaaaaaaaaattacagaatctATTGATACATTGAAGGAAAATTTCAAAGGGCTTTTTCTAGCTAATATGTAGTTAACCTGCTTCAAATTATGatgagacaaagacagagagagctctcaatacaattaaattttaaattacaattcaGAATTGTCATCATTTGTACAAATGTTCCCGTGGTTGGTCCGCATTGCAGGTTATTTCTTTGCAACACACTAAGGTTCTTAACTGATCCCGCCCTCCCTCTGGTAACTCTCTACTCCCTTAGCTTCTCCTCTCATCTCACTGGCCCATCCTTTTGTTTCTTCCATGGGTTTATCCTCCTCCACCCACCTCTAAATGCTGAAGTTATTCAGGGTGCCATTACTAGCTATCTTCCCTTGTTATTCTATATGCTTTCCCTAGGAAGCCACATGATTTTAGAAACTTTAACTCACAGATAATGACAAAATCAGTATCACCAACATCCACCTCTCTCCTATGCTACAGCAAACATCTTGCAAATAATCAAGCCATATCCCAAACACACCTTTTCTGCTGccttcctgttttatttattatcatttccTTCTACtcagatatacaaatggcccaaCAAGCCTatggaaaaatgttcagcatcactacttatcagggaaacgcaaatcaaaaccacagtgggataccacctcactcctgcaacaatggtcataatcaaaaaaaagaaaaatgttgtcgTGAATATgatgaaaagagaacacttttacactgttggtgggaatgtaaaactagtacaatcactatggaaaactgtggagattccttaaagaactaaaagtagatctaccatttgatccagcaatcccactgggtagctacccagaggaaaaggagtcattatgtgaaaaaaatacttgcacacacatgtttatagcagcacaatttgcaattgcaaaaatatggaaccagcccaaatgcccatctatcaacaagtagataaagaaaatgtaggacatatatatgtaccatggaatagtacttagccataaaaaagtaataaaataatggcattcacagcaacctgaatagaattggagactattattctaagtgatgcagctcagaaatggaaaaccaaacatcatatgttctcactcataattgggagctaaattatgaggaCCCAAAGGCGTAAGAATggtacaatggactttggagagtCAAGcaaaagggtgggaagggggtgagggataagagACTAACATTGGGTATAgagtacactgctcaggtgatgggtgcaccaaaatctccgaaatcaccactaaagaacttattcatgtaaccaaacaccacctgttccccaaaaacttactgaaattttaaaaataaaaataaaaataatttcccttCTACTCGACTGACCAAGTTAGAAACTTGGGAGTCATTCTTAATACCTTCTTATCCCTCATCTTCTCACATTCAATCTCACCAAATACTAGCATTTCTACGTATCAAAtgtttatttagagttttttctttctgtatcagACAGAGACACCATGTACATCATCAAATTCCCTTGAATGTTCCCTTCCTTTCTATGGCTCCACCCAAATCCCAGCCCCAACCAAACACTTTCCCTTGAAGTGGCAAGCCTGCAGCAGAGTGGACAACCTGCAATCACAGAGATTTTAGGGCCTGTGCCACTTCCAGATTTGGCTAAAACATCGCACCATGGAGTGTGGAATCTAGGATCTTACAGCAATGCCATGTTGAAGGAACTTGATAACACAACTAAAAAGTGTGTTGTGTTGACTCTCCATGGAGT is a genomic window of Chlorocebus sabaeus isolate Y175 chromosome 12, mChlSab1.0.hap1, whole genome shotgun sequence containing:
- the LOC103219583 gene encoding small ribosomal subunit protein uS10-like translates to MAFKDTGKTTMEQELAIHRIRITLTSCNVKSLEKVGADLIRGAKEKNLKVKRPVRMLTNHYKKKKRPCGEGSKLWDRFQMRIHKRLIDLYSPSEIVKQITSISIEPGVEMEVTIVDV